From a single Paraburkholderia sp. FT54 genomic region:
- a CDS encoding GTP-binding protein, translating to MIHTTRYAKVPVTVISGFLGAGKTTLVNHLIEQRAIERIGIVVNEFGEVGIDGQLIVADEQALVEINNGCICCTVRVDLVAGIKELLARSRVSGTPVDRLIVETSGLADPAPVLQTFLADPDVRELVELESVVTLVDARHFPQQIQDEIAREQVAFADVVIVNKLDLVDDGERAAIEAEVKSLNPTATLFASTRSSVPADDLLGVKRFSLPAVLAIEPDLLDEDAEHDHEHDSSIQSYSIVEDRRLDPTRFNRWVNLLVQEEGTRLMRMKGVLNFVDEPRQFLFHSVHMLLEARPGRAWRRDEARRNCLVFIGRGIDPHRLRKSFAECLAA from the coding sequence ATGATTCACACCACCCGCTATGCCAAAGTTCCGGTCACCGTCATCTCGGGGTTCCTGGGTGCCGGCAAGACCACGCTGGTCAATCACCTGATCGAACAGCGCGCGATCGAGCGCATTGGCATCGTCGTCAACGAATTCGGAGAGGTCGGCATCGACGGCCAGTTGATCGTGGCCGACGAGCAGGCGCTGGTCGAGATCAACAACGGCTGCATTTGCTGCACGGTGCGCGTCGACCTCGTCGCCGGCATCAAGGAACTGCTGGCGCGCAGCCGCGTCAGCGGCACGCCGGTCGACAGGCTGATCGTCGAGACCTCGGGCCTTGCCGATCCGGCACCCGTCCTCCAGACCTTCCTCGCCGATCCCGACGTGCGTGAGCTCGTGGAGCTCGAGTCCGTCGTCACCCTCGTCGACGCCCGGCATTTTCCCCAGCAGATCCAGGACGAGATCGCTCGCGAGCAGGTGGCCTTCGCCGACGTCGTGATCGTCAACAAGCTCGATCTCGTCGATGACGGCGAGCGCGCCGCGATCGAGGCCGAGGTGAAATCGCTGAACCCAACCGCCACGCTCTTTGCGTCGACGCGCTCATCCGTGCCGGCTGACGACTTGCTCGGCGTGAAGCGCTTCTCCCTGCCTGCCGTGCTGGCCATCGAACCGGACCTGCTCGACGAAGACGCCGAGCACGACCACGAGCACGACAGTTCGATCCAGTCGTACTCGATTGTCGAGGACAGGCGGCTCGACCCGACGCGCTTCAACCGCTGGGTCAACCTGCTCGTCCAGGAGGAGGGCACGCGGCTGATGCGCATGAAGGGGGTGCTGAACTTTGTCGACGAGCCGCGCCAGTTCCTGTTCCACAGCGTGCACATGTTGCTGGAGGCTCGTCCCGGCCGTGCCTGGCGGCGCGACGAGGCGCGCCGCAACTGCCTGGTCTTTATCGGCCGTGGTATCGACCCGCATCGTCTGCGCAAATCGTTCGCTGAATGCCTCGCGGCCTGA
- a CDS encoding CbtB domain-containing protein yields MSEAILKPVVTPTPIPVRELLPWVVFAGLILLLAIYFVGAEEGATSIVPGMYVHEFVHDGRHLLGFPCH; encoded by the coding sequence ATGAGTGAAGCAATCCTGAAACCGGTCGTCACGCCAACCCCCATCCCCGTCCGTGAACTGTTGCCCTGGGTCGTGTTCGCTGGCCTGATTCTGCTGCTTGCAATCTATTTCGTCGGTGCGGAAGAGGGCGCGACCTCGATCGTACCCGGTATGTACGTACATGAGTTCGTGCATGACGGCCGGCATCTGCTGGGCTTCCCCTGTCACTGA
- a CDS encoding ankyrin repeat domain-containing protein, which produces MRAVRNSPPASELDDDTFEFANAVFDLARAGDAETLGALLGKGLSPNLRNHRGDSLLMLAAYHGHLETVRVLLQHRSDPDLRNSNGQTPLAGAAFKGDLPMIKLLLAYGADIEGASPDGRTALMIAAMFDRTGIVEYLVSRGANLDATDASGVSAADAAHRMGASKALALLQELKSAPPSVR; this is translated from the coding sequence ATGCGAGCCGTCCGCAATTCCCCGCCCGCGAGCGAGCTCGACGACGATACGTTCGAATTCGCGAACGCGGTATTCGATCTCGCCCGCGCAGGCGACGCGGAAACTCTTGGCGCACTACTTGGCAAAGGTTTGTCGCCGAACCTGCGTAATCATCGCGGCGACAGTCTCTTGATGCTGGCCGCGTATCACGGACATCTGGAAACGGTGCGCGTGTTGCTTCAGCATCGCTCCGATCCAGATCTTCGCAACAGCAACGGACAGACGCCGCTGGCAGGCGCCGCCTTCAAGGGCGATCTGCCGATGATCAAGCTGTTGCTCGCGTACGGCGCCGATATCGAAGGTGCATCGCCCGACGGGCGCACGGCGCTGATGATCGCGGCGATGTTCGACCGCACCGGGATCGTCGAGTATCTGGTCAGCCGCGGCGCCAATCTTGACGCTACCGATGCATCGGGCGTCAGTGCAGCCGATGCGGCCCATCGGATGGGCGCCTCGAAAGCGCTGGCGCTTTTGCAGGAATTGAAGTCAGCGCCGCCCAGTGTGCGCTGA
- a CDS encoding DJ-1/PfpI family protein: MNTPIATRPSTLSHPRPFRDMSSRMRSVAIVAFPGVQSRDICGPLDVFAEANRFPSADSHYRVEVVGLEHGPLRCSNGLAIFADRHFSNAHDAYDLLLVAGGPGLVRREFTDESYAWLKRASRQARCFGAICSGVFILARAGLLDHRMITIHANYADELAALCPTARVEVDRPFVEDGNVYTSAGATAAVDLPLHLLNLDKGSEVASKVAERLYASMQRAGGKSQSSPHFTPSVKGCSRVAQVQQYVLSNLADDLSVKALARIANMSIRTFARTFVHDTKISPAEYVMDARMNAARVMLQGSEIPLKAIAYACGFGNPDRMRCVFQRCLGISPRQYRLHYQSETCLDRELYAPGCHAQACHRQSSGSSKTPSPLGYQSTDSYEKNFSVRLKMFQQTSQ; this comes from the coding sequence ATGAACACCCCCATCGCTACCAGACCATCCACGCTGTCGCACCCGCGGCCGTTCAGGGATATGAGCAGCCGCATGAGAAGCGTCGCTATAGTCGCTTTTCCCGGTGTCCAATCGCGGGACATTTGTGGGCCCCTCGACGTCTTCGCGGAAGCCAACCGCTTCCCGTCGGCGGACTCGCACTATCGAGTGGAAGTAGTGGGGCTGGAGCATGGGCCGCTTCGATGTTCAAACGGATTGGCCATTTTCGCCGACAGACATTTCAGTAACGCGCATGATGCATACGACCTGCTGCTTGTGGCGGGCGGCCCCGGACTGGTTCGTCGGGAGTTCACCGACGAGAGCTATGCGTGGCTTAAGCGTGCAAGTCGGCAGGCGCGATGCTTCGGCGCGATCTGCAGTGGCGTCTTCATTCTGGCGCGCGCCGGCCTGCTGGATCACCGAATGATCACCATTCACGCTAACTATGCAGACGAGCTTGCGGCGTTGTGCCCTACCGCCCGTGTCGAAGTCGACCGGCCTTTTGTTGAGGACGGCAACGTCTATACGTCGGCCGGCGCAACAGCAGCAGTCGATCTCCCCCTTCACCTGCTGAACCTGGACAAAGGCAGTGAAGTCGCGTCGAAAGTTGCCGAGCGGCTCTACGCGTCCATGCAGCGCGCGGGTGGGAAATCCCAGTCGAGTCCCCACTTCACGCCATCTGTGAAAGGCTGTTCGCGGGTTGCACAAGTCCAGCAATACGTCCTGTCGAATCTAGCCGATGACCTGTCGGTCAAAGCTCTCGCACGCATTGCGAACATGAGCATTCGTACATTCGCTCGCACGTTCGTCCACGACACGAAAATTTCGCCTGCCGAATATGTCATGGATGCCCGCATGAACGCTGCGCGCGTCATGCTGCAGGGGAGCGAAATTCCTTTGAAAGCGATCGCTTATGCGTGTGGCTTTGGGAATCCAGATCGCATGAGATGCGTCTTCCAAAGATGTCTGGGCATCTCGCCTAGGCAGTATCGCCTTCACTATCAAAGCGAAACGTGCCTTGATCGGGAACTGTATGCACCTGGCTGTCACGCTCAGGCGTGTCATCGACAGAGTAGCGGATCATCGAAAACGCCTTCCCCCTTGGGGTATCAATCGACAGATTCCTACGAAAAGAACTTCTCCGTACGTCTGAAGATGTTCCAGCAGACGAGTCAGTAA
- a CDS encoding alpha/beta hydrolase-fold protein has product MVQVYVPRDARGQRALPFIVSGDGIPASAGVVPLFRIEPLLFPALDNLIRERRVPPMVAITVENGGQDAQGSQRGFEYDSINGQYAEFIETEVLPQVEKIAGIRLTHDPAGRIAMGFSASAEAAFTMAWFHPELFGKVLSYSPTFTNQQWPHNPNLPGGAWQYHSQYAGPPPTQLLQTESFNVPTPVAANQSPACPSFPTVPGSLSGCGTRWVITTAGIPTRWRTGCTIMCSLARTWPRRSLRKGTSTSSSSPTMPGM; this is encoded by the coding sequence GTGGTTCAGGTCTACGTGCCCCGGGACGCTCGCGGACAAAGAGCCCTGCCATTCATCGTGTCGGGAGACGGCATTCCGGCATCGGCAGGTGTTGTTCCGCTGTTCCGCATTGAGCCGTTGCTGTTCCCGGCCCTGGACAATCTGATCCGTGAGCGGCGAGTCCCGCCGATGGTGGCCATCACCGTCGAGAACGGCGGCCAGGACGCACAAGGGAGCCAGCGCGGGTTCGAGTACGATTCCATAAACGGGCAGTACGCGGAATTCATCGAGACCGAGGTATTGCCCCAGGTCGAGAAAATAGCGGGCATCCGCCTCACCCACGATCCTGCGGGCCGGATCGCCATGGGGTTCAGCGCGAGCGCCGAAGCGGCCTTCACCATGGCCTGGTTCCACCCCGAACTCTTCGGCAAGGTCCTCTCCTATTCCCCGACCTTCACCAACCAGCAGTGGCCACACAACCCCAACCTTCCGGGCGGGGCCTGGCAATATCACAGCCAGTACGCGGGCCCGCCTCCGACGCAGCTTCTGCAAACGGAAAGCTTCAACGTTCCCACGCCGGTCGCAGCGAACCAGTCGCCGGCTTGCCCCTCGTTCCCAACAGTCCCAGGAAGCCTATCCGGGTGTGGTACGAGGTGGGTGATTACGACGGCTGGTATCCCAACCCGATGGCGGACGGGATGCACGATTATGTGCTCGCTTGCGAGAACATGGCCAAGGCGCTCGCTGCGAAAGGGTACGAGTACCAGTTCATCTTCGCCCACAATGCCGGGCATGTAG